The Arachidicoccus terrestris genome includes the window ACATACCAGTTCGGCCTAACGATCCATAAACTTCGTCGGTAGAAACGTGGTAAAATCTATTTTCAGAATAATGATCTTTCCAAAATTCTTTTGCAGCATTCAATAAATTGACAGTCCCAATTACGTTCGTTTTAACAAACTCCATTGGAGATTGAATACTTCTGTCGACATGGCTTTCGGCGGCTAAGTGAATAATTGCATTTGGAGTATATTTAGCAAAGATTTTATACAGAAAATCAACATCAACAATGTCACCTTTAACAAATTCATAATTCAACTCTCGTTCTATATCCCGCAGATTACTTAGGTTACCGGCATATGTCAGTTTATCTAAATTAATAATTCTATACTGGGGATAATTTTTAACAAATCTGCGTACAACATGAGAACCAATAAATCCCGCGCCTCCAGTAATAATAATTGTATGATTCATTATAATGATATATTTTTAAAGTCTTCCATCAACTAAATTTCTATCAATAAAAGACTTTGCATCAAAAATAATTGAATTGTTCTCTTTATATTTTTTAAAATCAAATCCCTTAAATTCATTGTGAGCAACAGAAACGATTATTGCATCATATAATATCTCTGGATTGACTTTTGTATTTATTTCAACATTATACTCTTCTTTTACTTCATTCTTATTTGCCAACGGATCACAAATATCAACAGAAATGCCATACTGTTCCAGTTCATGTAAAATATCAACGACCTTAGTATTTCTAACATCTGGACAATTCTCTTTAAAAGTAATCCCCAATATTAATACTTTAGCGCCTTTAATAGTCTTTCCTTTACGAATCATTAATTTGACAACTTTACTAGCTACAAACTGGGCCATCATATCATTGACTCTTCTCCCGGAAAGAATCACCTGCGGATGATATCCCAATTGAGTCGCTTTATGGGCCAAATAATAAGGGTCGACACTTATACAATGCCCACCAACAAGTCCAGGCTTATATTTTAAAAAGTTATATTTGGTCCCTGCAGCATCTAGAACATCGGAAGTATCAATCCCAATTCTATCAAAGATCAACGCGAGCTCATTGACAAATGAAATATTTACATCTCGCTGAGCATTTTCGATGGCCTTAGATGCTTCGGCCACCTTTATACTTGGAGCAAGGTGTGTTCCAGCGCTAATAATTTTTTTATAAAGGTTATCAACAACTACTGCTGCTTCAACCGTAGATCCTGAAGTAACTTTTTTAATTTTTGTAAGAGTATTGACTTTATCACCTGGATTAATTCTTTCTGGAGAATATCCAACAAAGAAATCTTCATTAAGTTTTAAACCAGAAACATGCTCTAAAATTGGGACACAATCTTCCTCAGTGCATCCAGGATAAACTGTTGATTCATAAATGATTAAATCCCCCTTTTTGATAAGGCCGCCTAACATTTTAGAAGCCTTTAGTAAAGGCGCTAGGTCCGGGGAATTGTATCTATCTATAGGAGTTGGAACAGTAACAATAAAAACATTTGCCTCCTTCAATACATCAAGTGATGATGAACATACTAAACCTTTCTCAAAGTTATTCTGTTCAGCTAAAATTAAACTATCATTTAATTTTTTTATATCAGCTTCTAGAGTCCTGTCCTTCCCTTGATTTAACTCTAAAACTCTCTTTTCATTAATGTCAAAACCTATAACTGGAAAATAGCCAGAAAATTCAATCGCCAACGGTAGGCCTACGTAACCTAAACCAATAATTGCTATTTTTTTTCGATCAGTTGAAGTCATTTGTTATTATATATTTATATTTACTTTGTATTTAAATCAAAAGCTATCAAATAA containing:
- a CDS encoding nucleotide sugar dehydrogenase — encoded protein: MTSTDRKKIAIIGLGYVGLPLAIEFSGYFPVIGFDINEKRVLELNQGKDRTLEADIKKLNDSLILAEQNNFEKGLVCSSSLDVLKEANVFIVTVPTPIDRYNSPDLAPLLKASKMLGGLIKKGDLIIYESTVYPGCTEEDCVPILEHVSGLKLNEDFFVGYSPERINPGDKVNTLTKIKKVTSGSTVEAAVVVDNLYKKIISAGTHLAPSIKVAEASKAIENAQRDVNISFVNELALIFDRIGIDTSDVLDAAGTKYNFLKYKPGLVGGHCISVDPYYLAHKATQLGYHPQVILSGRRVNDMMAQFVASKVVKLMIRKGKTIKGAKVLILGITFKENCPDVRNTKVVDILHELEQYGISVDICDPLANKNEVKEEYNVEINTKVNPEILYDAIIVSVAHNEFKGFDFKKYKENNSIIFDAKSFIDRNLVDGRL